From Balneola sp. MJW-20:
CCGGTACTTGCCTATCAATACCGGGGAGAAGAATATGCTTTTCAGGCCCAGTATATCCACGGATATTCCGATTATAAGGGTCGGGAGATACTAAGCTATACCAATTCCGTATATGATTATACCAATAACAAATGGATCGATGGAGGTCCGGAACTGATCTTTGAAAATCATGAGATCAGAAGTTTCGAAAAAACTGATTCTAATTCCTGGATCATCGAAAAGAAAGACGGGGAAATACTGACTTTAGCTGAAAGTGATCCCTTTCCGGATTGTTTTGGATGTGCTATTAATGCCGGTAAATTAAAAAACACATTACCTGATCCCAACTATAGGGTGTTCTGGCTCAACCTTGATGAAGCAGGAGGATATGTTATTCTGAATATCGGACAGGCCTATGAAGATTATCTAAACGGAGATCCTGTTGATCTGCGTCCGGGAAAGGACTACTTACAGCTATCATTGAAAAAGAATCGTTTTTTACTGGATGATATTTCAGTTTCTGCAGGAATTCAGATCAGGGAATAGATTAGCAACCTGTTAATAGTTTAGCAGCAATTGCATTAGCTATAGATATAATCAAAAAAAAGGCTCCGTTTGGGAGCCTTTTTTACAATCAATTTATTCTTAAAACCCGGGACTTTTCCAAAGTGGGGACTTTGGAAAAGTGATTCCCTGGATCTGTTATTTTTTCACGCCCGGCAGGCCTAAGTCCTGAGGCTTTACCGACTGCCAGTCGAAAGTGCCACCGGCTGTTTCATTCGGATAGATCTCGCTGAGATCATCTGCCTTATATAGCCTACCATTCTTCATCACATGAGTGATACTGTTGGTATTTCTCAGATCATCGAGCGGGTTATCTTCCAGTATCACCAGGTCTGCCAGCTTCCCGGCTTCTATAGACCCCAGGTCACCGTCCAGTCCGATCGCTTCCGCACCCAGTATGGTCGCTACCCGAATGGCGTCGATATTACTCATTCCTCCTGCTGCAACCGACCACAGCTCCCAGTGATAGCCTAACCCTTCCAGCTGTCCGTGTGAACCCACACCGGCCAGTCCGCCGGCTTCCACCAGTTTGGCCATGCTTTCCCCATGCTTCTGGAATACATGCTCATCGTCACGGAACCAGCCCGGACGACGACGAGACTTGCCTGCCAGCACCTCATATGGAGTGAAGCGACCCAGTTTGGAGTCATCGTATGGATTTTCGCGTGAGTAGTAGTAATTCTCAGCCCATGGACCGCCGTAGGACACCAGTAAAGTCGGTGTAACAGCCATCTTTGCTTCAGCTATCACCTTTACCACATCATTGTAGATCGGGTAGATCGGCAGTGAATGTTCATGACCCGGATAGCCGTCGATCAGCTGAGTCATGTTCAGTTTCCAGTCCAGCGCACCCTCGGTTGTAGGCATGATATTTTGCTCACGGGCTGCCATCAGGATCCACTGACGCTGCTCACGGTTACCGGCCAGATACATCTTGATCGTCTTCGTATCGTAGTACTTACTATACTGTTTCATCACATCTTTTGCTTCCTCCAGGCTCTTGATATTGTATGCCCAGAATCCAAGTCCCGGTCCGGTGGAGTAGATCCTAGGACCTAACATTTTTCCAGCCTCCACCATATCTGCATACGTTAGCACGTCAGTAGTAGCTGTCTGAGGATCACGGGTCGTGGTCACTCCATAGGCCAGGTTAGCGGCATAATTGAAGATCTCCTTCTTATGGATCTCAAAGTTAGGCCACATGTGTGCATGCGTATCCACGAATCCCGGTGTGATGGTCTTACCGGTCATATCCACAACCTCAGCTCCATCAGCAGAAAGGTTTTTACCCACTTCTTCTATGCGGTTATTCACGATGAGTATATCTCCTCCTTCGATCACCTCGTCACCATTAGCAGTAATGATTCGTGCATTCTGAAGAAGGATGCGGCCTTCCGGGATATCCCGGGGTATAGTCACCTCGATAGAAAGCTCAAGAGGTTTATAAGAATCCTCTTTCTTTTCTTCTTCCTCTTCTTCTGACTCATCTGCTTCATCGGCAGCCTCTTCTTCCTCATCCGCTTCATCTTCTTCTACTCCTTCGTCATTCTCTTCATCAGACTCGGAATCTTTTTTCATCTTTTCTTCCTCTTTCTTCTTCTCTTCCTCCAGCTTTTTAGCAGCCGTTACGGAATCCTCAAAGGCTTCAGCTGCAGCCAGGTCGTAGATGAAGTGTCCGTGACCAATGGACCAGTGAACTTTACCGGCGTCAGCACTCCAGGCCGGGAATTCACCCCCAATAGTAGTCAGCTTTCTGGATGGAAAAGCAGCACCTGGTGCACTAGCAACTGAAATCGAAGGAGTATCCCCTCCTTTCATCGGCACCGTAACCACATAAATATCGTTATTTACCTGGGCAAGAGCCTGATCTCCGCTTGGAGCCATAATGATCACAGAAGCATTGGAAGGCGGGCTGCTTTCTTTGGCGTTTTCCTCATGCGGATGCAGCACTTCAGCAGGGCTCATCCATGCCGGTGCCTCAGCCATTTTTTCCAGATTAAAGGGTGAATAAGTGGTAATACCGGATACTTTCACATGCTCTTTCTCATCCGTCCCGTCCCAGCGAATGGAAAGCAGGGTTCCGCCACGACTCAGATAGATACGGTCATCTGATGCTATGAAATGAGGATTACTTCGATTCATTGCCCGGTCGATTACATTGACCTCTCCGCCATCCGAATCGATCCAGATCAGATCGGTCAGGGCTGTGGAGAAGCCTGGACCAAATGCATCCATATAAGTCTGACTGTCATTTCTATAGGCTACAATGCGGCTGCCATCTGTGTTGTAAACCGGGTACATGTACAGGCCGGATTGATCCGTCAGCTTTTCCGGGCGAAATCTTCTGGCAAAAGGATCTACCGCGTGGATCGCTCCTCCATCTTCAGAATCCCAGGTTACATAAGCCAGTGTCTTGCCATCCGGTGACCACGCAGGTTGTGCCTCGGTAGCTTCCGTTTCAGTCAGTCTTTTCGGAGTTCCTTCCGGAAGCTCCTGAATATATAGATCGTTCAGCACCGTAAAGGCCAGCCATTTCCCGTCCGGAGAAGGAACCGCATCCCGGATCTGCGTAGCGATCTGCTCCTTATCATCACTGATAGGATACTTGAACAATACTTCAGGACCCATTTCAAGTTGTGTCTTTACCGTAAACGGGATCTCTGTTGCCTCGCTTCCATCCAAAGGAATACGATGTATTTTTCCGCCATAAAAAGCTATAAGGCTTTGGTTATCCGGGGTAAATGACATTGCGGGAAGTACACCCATTGTTGCCTGTGACTCCATGTCATCCCTTTGAACCGGATAGGCCAGCCAGCGCTCATCTCCGGTATTCATATCACGTAATACCAGCCCGGTCTTATCTTCAAACCGGCTTCCATATACCATCCACTTTCCATCAGATGAAAGAACCGGGGTAAACGCTGAACCATAGCGAGAAGTAAAAGTAACCCTGCGGCCGGTCTCACGGTCATAGCGTCCGATCTGATACTGAGGGAATTGTGCGTTATAATCCCAGGAGCCGTTTCTCTGTGAAAAGTATATGAATCGTCCGTCATGAGATACTGCAGGATCAGTAGTCTTAAGTCCGCCGGGGCTGCTTATTATTGCGGTTCCACCACCCCCGTCTTTATGGTACATCCATAACTTTGGCACTCCTTTCCCTTTGGCACCTATTATATAATTTCCATCCGGTGTCCATTCACCGGCAGCATAACCAGAGTTCTTTCCCTTGGTTACCTGAGTCACATCAGCCGAATCCTCCAGATTCATATAATAGAGGTTCTCTCCTCCGCTGGCGTCAGAAGTGTAAAGCAGGTATTTACCGTCGGGACTGTAACGGGGATGAGTATCAAAAGCCATACCGTCGGTAAGCTGTTCTGCTTCTCCTCCGGTGATCGGCATCTGATACAGATCACCCATAAAATCAAAAGCGATCATAGAGCCATCAGGGCTCACATCCAATGACATCCATGTAGCCTCGGAGCTTTCCAGGTCGATCAGACGACCCGGCTTCATAGGAAGATCTTTGGATTTTTCTTCAATTTCACTGCTATCCGATGTATCGGACTGAAAGGCATAATAGGTAAATGAGTTAAGGTTGCCGGAATATGCAGGCATTGCAAAAAGCATGCATACAATAGCGGTCACCACCCCTCTAACAGAGAGACTAATGCTTGGTTCATTCATAGTGTTGATGTATTAAGTAATGTTATAGCTAGCAATAACAGAAAATCTGCTCAAAAGAACAGATTAATTCTTGTGAAAGGATCGTATAAACCATTGTCCGGCATGGGTACACGATCAGACTTAGGTTTGGTTGCAAAGAGAATAAAAATTTAGATCCCGCAGGGGCTAACCGGTTCAGAGAAGTGCACTGATAGCAAAATATGCTGATACAATAATAGTAACTGCTACGGTAACAGCTATTGCAACTATACCGGATGAATACCGCTTTTTTACTCCTGAAACTTTCCCGGATGAAACACTGGCTTTGAATAGATAACTATCCAGTTCATCTTTAGCTTCTACCACTCCTTCCTCAATACCTTCCACCCGTTCACCTACTCTGGGGTAATTACCCGACTGCCAGACCGAAACACCGTTTTCATAATCTTTTTTCCGATATCTATTTTTGATGATTCCACTTTCTACCTGAAACTGAGTTGTTCTGTCTTTATCCACATATACTCCGTCACGTAGCTTGTTGCCTCTCAATGTGACTTCAGAACCTACCAGTCTATGAAACTTATCCCGGTGTTTAATATGAACTTCTCTGCCGTCCTGTAATTCTACCAGTTGAATATGCTTTTCTTCCAGTAATTTCTTTTTGATGTAATCATATACCTTGAGGTCAGGTACTTCAAGATCATTTACCAATACCGTATAATCACTGACTTTATCAGATCGATCAATACGAAGCACTACTACAGCCTCATCCAATACCCGGTATTGGTAAAGTGTTCTGGCTCCATGCATGGTAATGATAAGCGACTTAGATTCCTCAATATGCTCCCATCCCGCGGTCTCTAATTTTCCTTTTATGGAAATCAGCATGATGCCATCTTCTCTGAAGATAAACTTTCCCGTCACCCCGAATTTTGTGATCGCTACCCACGGTTTTTCGGTAAATTGAGTATCACCGCTAAGTTCTAAACCCAGACCGTTAAGCTTCCTGACAAGGCTGTCAAAATAATAATTCATAACCCCCTAAACTGTAATCCCTACATACAATATTTATGTAACGATAATGGGAAATACTCTGAACATTTACAACTTTAAAAACGGGATTCAAAGATCAAGATTCAGTTTCGATAATAATGTACACTGAGCACTATGTATCTGGTACTATTGAGTATGAATCTGTCCTGATTTTTTAAAAAGACTATATCATGCATTGTCCAAGACTTAAATAATCCCTATCTACTACTTAAATAGTATTATTTTTACTTAAATTTTGATGATGCTAAAAGCTTATTCATTTTCAGCAATTTTTCCCTTCTTTCTGCTGGATTCTTTGTACAGTTGCTC
This genomic window contains:
- a CDS encoding amidohydrolase family protein, coding for MNEPSISLSVRGVVTAIVCMLFAMPAYSGNLNSFTYYAFQSDTSDSSEIEEKSKDLPMKPGRLIDLESSEATWMSLDVSPDGSMIAFDFMGDLYQMPITGGEAEQLTDGMAFDTHPRYSPDGKYLLYTSDASGGENLYYMNLEDSADVTQVTKGKNSGYAAGEWTPDGNYIIGAKGKGVPKLWMYHKDGGGGTAIISSPGGLKTTDPAVSHDGRFIYFSQRNGSWDYNAQFPQYQIGRYDRETGRRVTFTSRYGSAFTPVLSSDGKWMVYGSRFEDKTGLVLRDMNTGDERWLAYPVQRDDMESQATMGVLPAMSFTPDNQSLIAFYGGKIHRIPLDGSEATEIPFTVKTQLEMGPEVLFKYPISDDKEQIATQIRDAVPSPDGKWLAFTVLNDLYIQELPEGTPKRLTETEATEAQPAWSPDGKTLAYVTWDSEDGGAIHAVDPFARRFRPEKLTDQSGLYMYPVYNTDGSRIVAYRNDSQTYMDAFGPGFSTALTDLIWIDSDGGEVNVIDRAMNRSNPHFIASDDRIYLSRGGTLLSIRWDGTDEKEHVKVSGITTYSPFNLEKMAEAPAWMSPAEVLHPHEENAKESSPPSNASVIIMAPSGDQALAQVNNDIYVVTVPMKGGDTPSISVASAPGAAFPSRKLTTIGGEFPAWSADAGKVHWSIGHGHFIYDLAAAEAFEDSVTAAKKLEEEKKKEEEKMKKDSESDEENDEGVEEDEADEEEEAADEADESEEEEEEKKEDSYKPLELSIEVTIPRDIPEGRILLQNARIITANGDEVIEGGDILIVNNRIEEVGKNLSADGAEVVDMTGKTITPGFVDTHAHMWPNFEIHKKEIFNYAANLAYGVTTTRDPQTATTDVLTYADMVEAGKMLGPRIYSTGPGLGFWAYNIKSLEEAKDVMKQYSKYYDTKTIKMYLAGNREQRQWILMAAREQNIMPTTEGALDWKLNMTQLIDGYPGHEHSLPIYPIYNDVVKVIAEAKMAVTPTLLVSYGGPWAENYYYSRENPYDDSKLGRFTPYEVLAGKSRRRPGWFRDDEHVFQKHGESMAKLVEAGGLAGVGSHGQLEGLGYHWELWSVAAGGMSNIDAIRVATILGAEAIGLDGDLGSIEAGKLADLVILEDNPLDDLRNTNSITHVMKNGRLYKADDLSEIYPNETAGGTFDWQSVKPQDLGLPGVKK